The DNA segment TTGATATGTTGTGCGAAATGTAAccaaacaattaacatttttggttcattaatttacattgcaaggcactataatattttttggtattaacATGGGAAAGTACCGGCTGTacacaaaacaaaacacttGTCTGGGGGTCTTAATATACCTAATACTGTGACAGTAAAATAACGAGTAACACAAATATTGAATTCGGGTCTTCACGGTACATATGGGCTCGGACAGGTTTGTTAGTAAATCCAAGTCATAATAAAACACGACTCTGTTCCGATGTCATTAGAGCACATTCTAACGCAGTGGTACCGTAAAGTCACCGTATAATGGCGCCAACACACACACAGCACTATTCCCAGTCGGCGGCGGTTTACGTGGCCGGTTCGGGCGTCTTTTCTTCGCGACCGCTGTCGGCCTCCTCGGATCAGGTCTTCCGCAACTCTACAAGCTTCACATCCTTGACGTGCAAGTTGTGCTTGGACTTGGCCGCGAACTTGATCACCGCTTGTGTTGACACCAGCGGCACGTGTCGAAGGTCCAGTCTGTATAATcagattacatttttaattactgtaatggataaaaataattacggaGGCAGACGACCAACATTTTCCGTAATTTCTTTAATCAATACATTTTAGAGGGCAATTATGTCAGGTACAGACTAAGCGAACAAGTACGAGCGAATGCTACTGAACGAACGCTTAAGTATCGTACGATTTACCGAAACCAAGTATAACATACATACGGTCCCAACGGACACACAACTTATACTAATTCGCTTGGTCTAACCCAAGATGAAAGCTGTTTGAGACGAACGTTTTAGTACAATGTATATACCTAACGAGGTTGGGGCACCGCGCGAGGTGGTCCAGCGCAGCCTCCGTGAGCAGTCGACAGCCCGCTAGGGACAGCCGCTGCAGTGTGTGATGTGCCAGCTGTGCCGCGCCCGCGTCTGTCAGCCGCGCACACGACGACGCGTCGAGCTCAACCAACTTAGGCAGCGCCTGCGCATAAACATTGCACTATAGATTAACACTATCACGCACTTACCAGCACTTATCTGAGCGGTAAGACATCGATTATAACCGATGAGAGTGATAAATGATATATACCGAGctttgcaaaatgtaaaaaaaatatatcttgtttGATTACTAATCTCGTGATGAGAAATCAACCATTCACAAGAACTTTCCCTTTTATTTCTATCATGGTTTAAATGTGTGCCAACACAtgcatatttgaaaattaaataaataaataaaattagtttttattaatataccaCAGCGCATTTGTTTACCTGTACGACGTATCGCATGGCGACGTCGGTGATATCTGTGCCAGGCAGCCGTAGTACGGCGAGTGCGGCGAGGCGCGAGGGCTCGGC comes from the Manduca sexta isolate Smith_Timp_Sample1 unplaced genomic scaffold, JHU_Msex_v1.0 HiC_scaffold_285, whole genome shotgun sequence genome and includes:
- the LOC119192502 gene encoding jmjC domain-containing histone demethylation protein 1-like, whose amino-acid sequence is MRYVVQALPKLVELDASSCARLTDAGAAQLAHHTLQRLSLAGCRLLTEAALDHLARCPNLVRLDLRHVPLVSTQAVIKFAAKSKHNLHVKDVKLVELRKT